A genomic segment from Dermacentor silvarum isolate Dsil-2018 chromosome 11, BIME_Dsil_1.4, whole genome shotgun sequence encodes:
- the LOC119432877 gene encoding splicing factor 3B subunit 5, whose protein sequence is MGDRYNIHSQLEHLQSKYIGTGHADTARYEWLVNQHRDSYASYLGHFDMLNYFSVVENETKARVRFNIMEKMLQPCGPPPEKAED, encoded by the coding sequence ATGGGCGACCGGTACAACATCCACAGCCAGCTGGAGCACCTGCAGTCGAAGTACATCGGCACGGGCCACGCGGACACTGCCCGCTACGAATGGCTCGTGAACCAACACCGAGACAGCTACGCTTCGTACCTGGGCCACTTCGACATGCTCAACTATTTCTCGGTCGTCGAGAACGAGACCAAGGCGCGGGTGCGATTCAACATCatggagaagatgctgcagcCGTGCGGACCGCCTCCGGAGAAGGCCGAGGACTGA